TCTCACACAAGCAGAGTTTAGGCTACGGCTGGGCCTAAAAAGAAGGCTGCTCGGGTATGCGGCCATTGAAAGGGCAAGGAAGAAGCAGGCATCGCGCATAACCAACATTAAAGAGGGGGACGCCAACACGAAGTACTTCCATCGCAAAGTAAATGCaaggaaaagaagaaaccaCATTTTCCGTTTAAGGAGGCAAAATGGATGGGCCGTTACACACGCAGAAAAGGAAGGGGTCATTGCCGACCATTTCCGACAAGTGATGGGGCGACCAGAACCTAGAACTAGTGACCTGAACTGGCCCTCCTTAGACCTTGCCCCGACAGACTTGACACGGCTAGAGGAGCCTTTCTCCGAGGCAGAGATACGCAAGGCGATAAATGAAATGCCGGGGGACAAGGCTCCAGGCCCCGATGGCTTCACCGGCAAATTCTTCAAGTCATGCTGGGACATCATCCAAGTTGACGTAATTGCGGCGTTCAATGCTCTTCATAACATGAGAAGTGTGCACCTTAACCTTCTAAATTCCGCCAACGTGGTTCTCATCCCCAAAAAGGATGGCGCCGAAGGAATCAATGATTTTAGGCCAATAAGCTTAATTCATGGCTTCGCCAAGCTCTCCTCCAAAGTGCTCGCCATTAGACTAAGGCCACTAATGCAATCACTGATCTCGCCAAATCAAAGTGCCTTCATTCGCGGGCGAAGTATACACGACAACTTCATGTATGTGAGGAATATGGTGAGAAGATATCACAAGACTCGGCGCCCGATCCTCCTTTTCAAGTTAGACATCTCCAAGGCTTTTGACTCGGTCAGATGGGACTACCTACTTGCGCTCCTCCAAAATAGGGGTCTCCCACAAAAATGGCGTGACTGGATATCCGGGCTGCTGTCCACTTCCACCTCAAAGATCACCCTGAATGGAATCCCGGGCGAAACAATCAGACACTGGAAGGGTTTGCGGCAGGGTGACCCCATATCCCCCCTCCTCTTCATCTTGGCTATAGACCCCCTCCAGCGCCTGTTAGACAAGGCTACCGACATAGGAATTCTAAGTAAGCTGCGAGGCAGAGCTGTGCGCTTCCGCACATCTATGTACGCGGATGATGCGGCCGTCTTCATTAATCCGACCAAAGAGGACGTGAGCGCCTTCGCCGATCTGCTAAATCGTTTTGGGAAGGTATCAGGATTATGCACGAACCTGCAAAAATCGCAAGTGGCGCCGGTCAGATGCGATAATCTGGACCTCGACGACATCCTGCATGACACGCCTGCAACTAGGGCAAGCTTCCCGATGAAGTATCTGGGGTTGCCTCTGTCCACTGGCCGTCTGTGTAAAGTAGACCTTCAACCTCTCTACGACAAATCGATGAGTAGAGTAGCAAGCTGGCGAGGAAGACATATTGGCCTGGCAGGGCGATCAACGCTGGTTAAATCGGTGCTCACTTCACAACCTGTTTTTCTTCTGACGGGCCTGAAAGCTTCAAATGAGTCCCTAGAGATCATCGACAAGCAGAGAAGGAAATTCCTATGGGCAGGCGGTGAAGCTCTGACGGGGGGCAAGTGCAAAATAAATTGGGCACGGACCTGCCTCCCTACAGCCTTAGGAGGACTGGGCATCCTGAACCTGGAGGAATTTGCAAGAGCTTTATGACTGCGGTGGCTTTGGAACAAGTGGAGATCACCGGAAAAAGCATGGGTGGGGTCGGGAACACCCTGTGACGACACAGATAGGTTACTTTTTGTAGTAGCAACAACCATAACAATAGGGGATGGAGCGAAAACAAGCTTTTGGGATTCAGCTTGGCTGGAAGGGAGAAGACTAAAGGATGTAGCTCCCCTGATCTACGCGGCCTCCAAGAAAAAGAACAGCACGCTACAACAGGCCTTAGCCACAGACCAGTGGCTGCTCGATCTGGACCTTCCTCCAGCCTCAGGCTGGACAACGGAGCTGGTCAGCCAGCTAATCAATGTCTGGAGTGCGTGCACAACGTACATTTCACAGAGAATGAGGAGGACAAGATAGTGTGGAAGCTCACTAGCCACGGTGAATATACGGCGACGTCGGCCTACAAAGCGCAGCTCCTAGGTACTACTGCCACCAACTTCAACATCCTAATATGGAAGCCGTGGGCACCGCGCAAGTGCAAGACCTTTGCCTGGTTGATCATCCAAAATAGAGTTTGGACCTCCGACAGACTGGCAACCAGGGGTTGGCAGAACAACTCTTTCTGCCCCTTATGCAGACACACCCAAGAAACTGCTCTCCACCTCCTCGCAGAATGCAGATACACCAGGAAAATTTGGACGGCGTTATCTGATTGGACTGGGTGTGGTCAACTGAACCCCGGACAATGGCAACCAGCTCAATCGGTGTCAGAGTGGTGGGAGGCCACCGCCAACTTGAAGGAAGTCCCAAAGAAAGCACTCCGCACGTTAACACTTCTGGTCAACTGGGAAATCTGGAACGAGAGAAATCGTAGAATTTTCCAGCACAAAGAGCTATCTACAGGAAGTCTGTTGGCCAAAATTAAAGAGGAGGCCAAAACATGGTCTCGGGCGGGGGCGAGGCATCTTGGTAGCTGGCTTGCTTTTTATTTTTAGCTCAGTAGGACCGAAGGTCCTGGGCCTGGTTTTTCTTACTTGTAAAGTTTACtcctctattcaatgaaattggcagcttaccgattcgttcaaaaaaaaaattctaaaactAGCAATGCTTAGGCCTTAGAGTGCAAcatagaaaagagaaagaaagtaACTAAGAAATTGACACCTTCTGTTTGAAGAGCTCCTTATTGAAGACGTCCTCGACAGACCAAGAGAATATTTATCTCACCAGATAACTTAGAGCAAACTTGCTGAGGCTGCTGTCACGTTTCTTCAACTTCTCCCAGTAATTCACCACAGACTGGATTGCATCCACACACTCAGATTTCTTGACTTGTTTCTGCCTCCTAGACTTGTTGCGAGCACTCATCTTGCTCACCTGTTTTCTCACCCGTGCAAGCGAAGACAGCAGGAGGCAAGGCTACTTACAAATGCAAGCAGCACAGCAAAATGGCAAGCATGAGGTCTTTCCTCAGTCAAAAGGAGATATCAACCGGCAGAAGGGGAaggggcagagagagagagagagagagagaggattgaACTGCTTCGATCCTACCAAAGCAAGAGGTAGTCGGGACTCTTGCACTTCCCCATGATACCAATGATCCTCTCGAAAAGAGAGAAGTGGCTATCGAGTTGGAACTCTTTGAACTTCCCCATGAGGCCATGATAGCATTAGCGCAGTAAATGCAGCTCAAAGACAAACGGGAGATTTTAGGGGAAGAGATACGGAGTTTCAAGTGAATACCGAAATTTGGGAGTAAATCTCACCCAACTTTCAGGTTTCAAACGACGATTTCAACTTAGCTTCACAATTTGGAAGGAATTTTAATTCCATATCCTAATTGATGGAATAAACAATTCAAGTGAGATTCATGTTTCGGAACCGTGCTAACACGAAGTCTGAATTTTCAGAAACAAAGGCTAAAATGAGTTTCCGAAATCGCAACCAAGTCTCACGCGCATTTCAAGCGACTTGGTTGCGATTTCGGACATCAAACTTTCAGGTTTCAAACGACGATTTCAACTTAGCTTCACAATTTGGAAGGAATTTTAATTCCATATCCTAATTGATGGAATAAACAATTCAAGTGAGATTCATGTTTCGGAACCGTGCTAACACAAAGTCTGAATTTTCAGAAACAAAGGCTAAAATGAGTTTCCGAAATCGCAACCAAGTCTCACACGCATTTCGAGCAGTTTCGCTGAGCATTTTCAGCAGGTCAGCAGTTTCGCCATTGCCGGGGTGCGCGGCCTCGCCAGCATACCGGCGCCCGACGGCCACCCTCGACGGGGGAGAACCGCCGCCGGCGAATCATCGTGCCGACGAGGCGATGGAAGGAGAACGAGAGAAACGCTCGCGTGGGGAGGGTTCGAGCGACTCATCGTGGTGTAGTGAAATCAACGGCACGTAGCACGTGTGCTTACGATATCCAACGGTTGGTCGCTATCCCGTCGGTGGACGCTGGAAACGGTATATCCGCGGAATATCAACAAACTGCGGAACAAAATGGAGTGACATAATAACAAACGAGGTTATCCAGAGAATGGCATTGGATTATACTAATACAGTACAAAAAGTTACGGAGTATGATTTGTCAAGTAACACAAGTGATAAGTGAGCTTGAGCAACCAGCGTGCATCAAAAGCTCATATGGTTCAACAAAATGTAGGGCTCACATTGTCAGCAACACAATACTAACAGTAACACACATGGTTTTCTTCCTTCGGCAAACCCGAGTGACAACTGAACAAACAAGCCTTGACACCGACGCCATACGATATTTCAAGCGTCCAGACAAACTGAATCTTGCAAGCTTCAGACTTCTCATGAACGGTAGTTTGGCCTTGGTTTCTGCAATGTACACAACAAGAAAAGGAATGATCAACGCCAAGGTGTCAGGTATTGTTTCCAGTAATTCTTTCATTGTCTAACTGTCGGTACCTGAAACCTTGGCCGGCTTATATGCATCGAGTccatttttgataaatttaccGACTTTCTCCTGGATAGCTCTAACTTGAGCATTGTATGGGGACACAACACCAACAGAGAGCTTGCTTTGTGTAGAAACTGCTTCTGAAATTACAGAAACGAAAATGAATACTAGGAGTTATTTGTACTGGGTGTACGTCACACATAACAGCATACTCTCTTTTTTTACCTGAGACAATGCACTCATTATTACAAGAGATAAAGCACTAGAATTAGAGCTACAGTACTGTCAGTTACCTTTGAATAATCTCTGAACTATTCTCAAAACTGTAGCAACTTCTATTGTGTTTTTCAGGCTACGACCATTCTTCTCAGCTGTTTCATGACCCCCATCTACATTAATAAACGAATATGGCCCAAATATTTTGCTTGCTAAAAACTTCCTTTCATAATTCTTACTAGTGACATTGGAGCCGTCAGATATCTTGCCATCATAAAATGTAGCAACTGGAAACCTGCTTATTTCTGGATGCATCCTGTATTGGACATTGAGAAGGTGCTTACTGTAGCCCAACAAACTTAGCCTCTCAAAAACACTTCGTCCAAAGAAAGCATTGTCAGCTATCTACAGAATCATAATACATGTCAATGAATTGATTCCAagtagaaaataaagaaaagagtAACGAAATATGGAATCAACAGTGCTTACTTTGCTTTTCACCAAAGCAGGTAGCTGATATTCATCTCCAATCAAAACAGCCTGCGTAATACCAGGAAGCTGCAAAGGAATTAAGGTCTCACACTCTTTGAGTTGTGCAGCCTCATCAACAATTAGCATCTCCAGAAGATTTGCCTTTTCAGGCTGCTTGAACGGTCCACATATGCCCGAGGGAGAAACATCCATGGGCACGTTGTACAGCCTGAAAGAGCTAGAAACAGTACAGAGAATGCATTTTGTTCTTTGCAGCAGATAGAGTTTAATTGGCTGTATACTGTAATAATTTGGAAGCTCCAAGTTCTTGACGAGATATTTTAATTCTTGCACACACAGCAATCTGGCAAGCCTGAACTTGGATTTAATGCATGTGCTAGTTTGCACAGAGACTAACTGCTCAGACCACAAAACAGGATCACTATCCTCTTCTATCATGGTTTCAAGCAGTTCATCTGACCATATGTCAGCATTGCCCTTATAGCAGTTTATCATTCCATGAAGAATTTTGATCAATTCAAGTACCTCCAGCATACACTGAAAGCTCCGTTCTGTTCCTGAATTTCTTGGATGATTGTTGTACAGTATCTCAATGCAATAGCTCAAATTCTGAGAAAGGTTGTTGTAACCATCTTTCAAATAATATTTGAATGGAAGCAATCTGGATGCCTCTTCCTTATCTTCAGGTCTCCCACATTTCTTCTCACAGCTACCATTTCCAAATTGCATTCTCCAAGGAACATTTTCACCTTTATCCTTCTCAGCAGTCTCCTTTTCTATATCCTTCCTTTTCTCAAGTACATCCTCAATGTAATACTTGTACTTGGTCACAGAATTCTCAAGAAGATCTATCAGTGAGCACAAGCAATGCCTCCAACCCGTGTTTGGCACAAAACATGGTAACAATCGCTCAGCACGAGAGTCAAGAAATATCACAGAAAGCTCATGACCATCATCTATCTTCATCCTCTTTTTGTTTCCAAACAGAACAATATCACTTAGGAAGCAGGCACTACCATCTGAACATCCCCTAACAAGACGGACAATTCGAGATGCTACCTCCAATATGGAAGTATTGGTAGGTGCACAAGTAAGTGTCTTTCGGCCTTTGATGAGCATTGCCCACAATATAGTGCTGATGGTTTTGGTTTTACCCGTCCCAGGAGGGCCCCATATCAGTTTTAGGGAAGACAATTGGTTCTCCATTACTGAGACACAATCTGCTACTGCATTCAGCTGTGAAGCATTTAGGTTTAACTTCTCAAGGCCAAGGAAATCCATTGATCCATGTTTCAAGCACTGAGATACTTGGGATGAGTTGTCTTCCACTACCTTCATAGGGGAATTGGACAAAGGGTAAATAAATCAATCATCATGATTAACGAATAATGTAAATGagtaaagtactccctccgattCAAAATAGGCACGTTTTGGGTGAGCACAAAGATGTAGGAGGGCACAAAACCAAGAGAAAAGGGAGGTTAAAATAAAATGACAATGCCACCCATACTTAAATACTGTGCAAACAGCTAATGAGATGGTTAGTGAGAGGCTATGCAATAATTTTGCTTCTTATGTTTtgcaacccaaaaaaaaaaactgtaggcCTTATAAAAACAAACAGCGGGAGTAATACATGAAAAAACATCAGGCGGCTATCCCATTCCATATGCAACAATATATGACTTCTATTATTAGCATATACAATATGGAACAAATTGCATGAGAAATGTAAATTTCAAGGAAAATCTACACAGAGAGCCAGAATGGATTTTttccatataaaaaaaaagttgcccCAGCAAAATGAGGAAGCTGAAAGCACATCTGTACATATAGTAATTCCTAAGACTTTGAATGTAAATAAAGTATTAGATATCCTGGACTTTCTTTGCATGTAAAAGGACAACATACCTTTGGTTTGTATTGCCGCACAAGATTGACCATATTAGTACTGCTTTTGTTCTGAAGATTGGCAAGATTACCATCATTTGCTCCCAATCGAAGGCATTTCCATATACGATTGTATGTCTTCATATTTATGAGAAACACAGCAAATATTGCTCCTTTAGGCATTTTGGTTTCAGGATCTGCCTCAACAGGAATAGAAGATGACAGCTGAACAATGCAGCAATCAGTTGGGAAATCTTCATCATCTCCACATTTGAGAACCGAACCTAAAACATATGATGCTTTATTTTGTGTCAAATCAGAAACATGCTTTGGCTTTTGAGTGGACATGGCTATTATATCACCTTCTGTCGGATCATATGTCTCCCTCGATTTCTCATCCTTTGATGGTTCTGAAACCTCAAAACCAAATATAAACTTCTCATTATCAAGCTTCTCCATCCGAACTACTTCTATAAAGTTTGCATGGGCATAGCCATCCAATGACGAGAAGACATCGGCATGCACTTCCTCGACCAGAGGGCAGGTAAATGAATCCAAGTAACTCTCCAATGATGAAAAGGTATCTGGTATCCTCTTGACCTGTGATGAATACCCAGATGGTTGGTTAGCCCTCACTACAGCAAGTAAATAAGCATAACCACCCTTGTGAAAAAGATGCAATGTAATAAACTGTTTAGCTACAAAATAAAGATGgtatgacacaacacatattgCTATCATATAACCGAAGTAGAACTAATAATAGTGTTGGCTTGTGAAACAGACTACTTAGTTATTAGCTCCAATACAATATTAGGTTAATGCCTGTTTCTCAAAAATCTGAGCTTGCCGCTCGAATTATCCCAGAATAATAATTTACCAAAAAGATTTGAAACTGAAGCGCACATAGAACCTATTATCCCCTATCTGTGCGGTGTCTAACATACTGTAATCCTGTCATCTATAAATAATTTAGTGGTTCATCTTGCTTGGCAAAACAACAAACACTTGGCGTGCGACTATACAAGCCGCCACCCCCTTTTAGAAGCATAGCTCTCCGccaacaaaacaaacataaagAAGAGACGATACATGGGTGGCGGCGAAGCTGGTCGCCGGCCGAGAGCTCGTCCCTGGGCCAGGCAGAGAGTGGGGCCGCCATCGGAGCTCGTTCCGCGGCTCCGCCTGCTGCCGGCTTCGCCGGCGACACGGGgtctcgccatcgccgtcggaaACGGGTGCGGCGAGGGTGTGGGACTGTGGAGTGGGCCGTGCCGAGTTTGGGCTAGAGCCTAACAGAAGATGGGCCAATGACTCGATTACACGGAGCTCCGCGAGACCACGAGCTCAAACTTGGGCCGTCCAGGGTAGACCGAGTGAGATTCAATTGCTGAACGTTTGGGCCGTTGTACAAAAGAAGGAATAATTATCTTGGAAATAAAAAGGCAAACAATTTCAAATACTCCCCATTTATTTTACATGAAATagtttgatttaaaaaaaaaaattggtcaaATACTCTTGAAGATTATTAGAATCAAAGTatgactatatatataaatttaatatCGAAGTCATTATTAAGCTTAATCTCAAAGGTTTTTTAGAATCAAAGTATGACTATATAAATTGAACGGAGTAGTCCCAAATGCATCCTGGACCAGGTTGTTTATCTACCTTTATCATTTTCGCAATGATGATCCAAAATATGAGCTATTTTTAATATATCAGATCATGTTTATCCGGGTTTCAGGACGAAGCCTGCGAGTACCCACGAAGAAATCTGTAACTAgctgaagaaaaacaataataCCAGTACAAcgcaaaaaagaagaagcaaacCAAGAACAACTCAAAAATCAgaatgcatgcatgatgcatcgtCCAGGAGTTATAGGGACAACTAACATTGTTATCTGAAGATATCATACATATATTCAGACACCCCTGAACATGCATGGAGAGTTGGAGACTATGAAGTAAACAAAACCATATGGGGACAGACACAGTTTGCATGCAGCTTGATGGCAAACAAAAGCTTGGGATTTGGGACTGGATCGTATCATGATTCATGAGCAGTCGATCGACGGTTTAATTACCTGGTGCTTGAGCAGGTCCCTGTTGAAGATGTCCCTGATCGACCAAGagaacaccttgctctccaggTTGCTAAGAGCGAACCTGTTGAGCGTCGGGTCATCTTTCTTCACGGCAGCCCAGTAGGTCGCTACGGCCTCCatcttcttcgccgccgcgctctggaagtcgtcgtcgctgctGTCACCCATGGCGCTAGCTTTCTCTGTACTCCACTCCGAATTGAAGCAGCAGGGATGAGGAGTGGAAGTGGCTCTCGAAATCGCAGGTGCATGATATGGCAGCCCAGTCTTAACACGAGGCCGTTGGCCTTCCCGAGTCGTGGTAGTGTAAAAGTCGGCTCGGTAGCAGACGCTGGAACGGCTGAAATCGTGTGGTTATTGTCCATGACGCATCGGTGcatacaccccgcccgctgaTGCACACGTGTAGAGTAAGGATAATAGTAGAGCTCATTTCCTACTATTGCCCatcttaaagccaacatataAGGTTGGCTACAACTTCCTTCTCATTTATCTATCTCTCACCTACTTAGgagcttgtgttaagctagctcttgcatgagagctaACGTCCTTGATTTTTTTGTTacatctctcctccacataagcttatagtaggcttatagcttactattagagcacccgcaatggtaaaataAGGtgttctctataaaacatgtacatctcagcaatagactcgattaatagtaaaccaccttaatagtatgtctacattggtatctatagctctctcatacattgcctcgtttttatctatagactatctctaagttagtatatagttttgctctctctcttcatttaatacctttcaagtagaaaaatatgctgacatggatctcttatagagagtctatagataaccattgtgggtgcccttataCTTGCTCGTACAGTGTGTGCCCACTGCCCAGTGATACAACTGTTTGTCGCAACGACGCAGACTATTTCAGGGAGAATTTTTACTCATCAGGGCTTGTtcgttttgaagaaaaaaaattggactACTAAGAATTAATTCCTAAGtgtaaattttaattaaactagaaaaaaatatccgtgcgttgtaacggttgaaagctattttaatcttatcattgttatatggtttagctatgatgaaatttactgtggcaattcgcttggatatttttttaagaaaatcatgagttaCAGTTAGGAGTTAGGAGTCAGActatcatctcaagttagcatacaagtttttttaaagaaatttcttatacgacttctTTTGTATTTCAAAAAGTAAACGGAATTAAAatccgactcatacacggatttGTATTACCAAAAGCGAACTATCCAACTCAATTACGGATGATGtatcaaaataccggcaaaaacatcttcaatttttataatagtagagatagagaagaagagattttgtttttctataagttgtagattttttttttctattcactCAAACCTCTTGAAAAAAATTCCTACAGATTGATGTGTACATGCATTTCTATTCATCCATATTTTCTATTCCTACTGGTTAAATTCCATAAGCCGAATAAGCCCTCGGAAGGCACGCAAATTTGAATTATAGCAGCCTCGCCGTTTAGCTTATACTTGTAAGCAAAATTTTACGTCACACAGAAATCACGTAAAACtcaattttgaagttgattttgttttttttttcatcgcagTTTGAGTTATGCAATCACTCTTCCAAGAACATTCAGTTTTGAGTTTGAGTAACTAAAACTGAAGAACATCCTAAATCTGACTAAGCAAAATTTATAAGGATCGGGCGAGCTACAATACTGCATTGTTTGGGATTTGGGCACCTGATCAACAATACTGCTTATATATACTCTGACGCCCTGGTGCCAACTCAAGTATAGGGTTTCAGAAACAGAGTGTAGAATCCTCAACGAATTTTAAGATTACTTAAGCATACGGTGATATCCTCTACATTTTCTTCTGTATCCCCGGGGAAACCACCAATGCCAGTTGAAGTTGAAGGGCTTTCATCTTTCATCCCACTTCGGGATGGCACTTGAACCTGAACAAACACCAGAATTATAAGTTTAAGAATAATTATCTGATTTATCTGGTacataaatatttatttattattagttGAGACACTTTAAAATTCTGCAGGAATGATCTGTCTAGACAAACAGATAATAACTACTGCATGCAAAACACTAATTACTCGTACATATACATAAGAGTTGGATAGCTGGATACTTGGATGCACTAATAATAGTTCAGCACAACTTGTGTTGTTGCAGTTTGTTCAGGTGGGCTGCCTGAGAATTGGATGTCCAACCAGTGAAATAGTATTTGAACAATGGATCTTCATGATCCTATAAGACAATAGATAGATTGAAAGGGAAAAAACAAGTTTGGTGCAGATAACAAACAGTTAAGCTGTATATCCATCCCCTTTGGGGCAtgtcacacaaaaaaaatgctGCAAAGTGTTCCTGTCAACTAGGCAACTAGTAGAATCATGGTATCATATTTCAAGAAATACGTAGCACACGATAATGATGCATCAATCAGGAAAATGAACATGAGATAAATGATAAAATTTAATTCCACAACTCAGAGGAGATATATAAAGTGTAATGTGAGTCAATACCCAAACCCCACTATTTCTGACTTTGAATGGTGTACTCTTTCTATCTTTAACTTTATTGGTCTCAATTTTGTGCTTAGCAAGCACACGGGAGATATCCTTATCACTGTTTGCGTTGAAGAAACACTGTCGATCCTTCGCGTCACGAACTAGATCTGCCCAGATAGAGCCAGACCTAGATAAGGTTGTTGCATTTCCCAAAATCCAAAGGCAATACCTGTGATTAAATAAGGTGATAATggggataaaaataaaaataaaggagAAAACATGGGTCAAAAAAGGAATTTAACCTTAAATAAGTTATAGAAGATACCTTGCTCGTGTAAGTGACACATTTGTGCGCTGCCGGTTTGAAAGAAAACCTACAGCCCCATCTGAGTTGGACCTCACAGTTGATAAAATGATTATGTCTTCCTCACCACCTTGAAAGCCATCAACAGAATTAATTTTTACTATGACCGGGTCAAACTTCATTTTCCCGAGTTTTTGTTGAATTGCTAGGACTTGAGCAGTATATGGACATATGACACCAACTGTAACCTTATTTTTGGTTTTAGAATGGGCTGCAGAGGATgagaaatacttagatttatGACAAATCATAAGATTATTAAATAAGCTAGATAAATATTATTTTGCCACAATAAGCTAGAtaagaaataacaaaataaaatgctACATGTTTTGGTGATAAATTAAATGACTATAGAGCGCATGCCTCTTTGGAGATTTCGCAATATTTCCTGTATGACAGAAACCTCAACCACATTCTTTCTGCTGCGGCCAAGTTCATCAAGATCCTCCTTACCATCTTCAATATTGAAGAAAGAGTAAGGACCAAACATAAGACCTGGAAGGTACTTCTTTCGGTGTTCTTTCTGCTTGACATTAGGAGCATCTAAGAGTTTCCTATCATAGAAGCTGATGTTTGGAAAGATACTAATGGATGGGTGCATTCTGTATTGCATATTAAGGAGATGTTTTTCATGTCCCAGTGAACTCAACCTCTCGAAGAGGCTTCTCCCGAACGACGCATCCTCACAAACCTGCAAAACAGACAGAGAAATGAAATACGAGTACAGTATAAAAAACTGACGAAACGAATGGGGAATATGATGTTCACTGGATTAATAGATTCAATGCAGTAATAACATAGGTCAAGAATCAACCTTGCTTTTGACAGTTGCTGGCAATTGGCACTCGTCACCAATAAGAATAGCATGCTTTAAAGTAGGCAAACGCAACGGGATCAATCCTTCACATTCTTTTAACTGAGCAGCCTCATCAACAACAAGCAACTGTAGTTTTTTATTACTTATTTTGGAAGAGCTAGATACAGTGCAGAAAACTATGGAGGCGCTTTCCATACAGAACTCCCGAATGGTACGTTTGGAGGAAGTTATAGGAAGTTTCAAGCTACTTAATAACATATTCAGTAGCTCGAGACATCTAATTCTGATTTTCCCGAGGCTGATTGCTGTTTTAGAAAATTTTGTCAGACTGGATACACTGGAATCAGATTGATCATCATTATACAGGAAAATTCCCTTCACTTCATCCTCAATATTTTTGTTCATGAATTTCTTGTTGAAATCTTCAAGCAGCTCTAGAAGTGAAATGATATTGTTGTAATTCACTTCCAAGATAGTGGATTTTGGAACATGGAATAGTACTTCTTTGAAACATCTTCGAAGCTCtggataagtagcattaaatctTTTTCTAGTGTAAGAATAAAAGGTAAGGCTATCACCTTCCTTTTGGTCTTCCAGATATTTCTGATACTGGGAGTAACCATTCTCAAAAAGATCAGATAGGGAAGATAGGCGATGTCTCCATCCAGTCATTGGCACAAAGCATCCAAGCAGCGTCCTTACACGATCATGTAAATAGATCTCTTTGAGATTACCGTCAACACACATGCGTTGTTTATTGCCACAGAGTAGAACATCTCCTAAGCAGGCTCTATCCGAAGACTCTTTGATCACCTTCAAGAAACGCGAAGCAACTTGTTTAACAGCAAGGTTTGTGGG
This window of the Oryza sativa Japonica Group chromosome 4, ASM3414082v1 genome carries:
- the LOC9270804 gene encoding helicase SEN1 → MIRRGGKARGKVAEEEWPSLVDLVLGWKLEDVMNENLFKDKMKRIPSTFSDLKSYLESYTSPLLEEMRTEMSSSLEAISTMPSTKISWIEQKKNNKVYDIVFDADSQNSKACNRPESYVPSVGDIIILSDVKPEHISDITRNGRPYIVAFVTEGGDEDDDSPPVKYVIISSGKIDSEDGKCQDRKEIKLFAAYLLNIVTYIRIWRCLDYNTAVRRNQSLIQEMVHYPLVADIVQKQKKDHSIDSMEIWSKLSTMDLNNSQNDAILNCISSMHSNNSSSSFSLIWGPPGTGKTKTISVLLWLMREMDHGTLTCAPTNLAVKQVASRFLKVIKESSDRACLGDVLLCGNKQRMCVDGNLKEIYLHDRVRTLLGCFVPMTGWRHRLSSLSDLFENGYSQYQKYLEDQKEGDSLTFYSYTRKRFNATYPELRRCFKEVLFHVPKSTILEVNYNNIISLLELLEDFNKKFMNKNIEDEVKGIFLYNDDQSDSSVSSLTKFSKTAISLGKIRIRCLELLNMLLSSLKLPITSSKRTIREFCMESASIVFCTVSSSSKISNKKLQLLVVDEAAQLKECEGLIPLRLPTLKHAILIGDECQLPATVKSKVCEDASFGRSLFERLSSLGHEKHLLNMQYRMHPSISIFPNISFYDRKLLDAPNVKQKEHRKKYLPGLMFGPYSFFNIEDGKEDLDELGRSRKNVVEVSVIQEILRNLQRAHSKTKNKVTVGVICPYTAQVLAIQQKLGKMKFDPVIVKINSVDGFQGGEEDIIILSTVRSNSDGAVGFLSNRQRTNVSLTRARYCLWILGNATTLSRSGSIWADLVRDAKDRQCFFNANSDKDISRVLAKHKIETNKVKDRKSTPFKVRNSGVWVQVPSRSGMKDESPSTSTGIGGFPGDTEENVEDITVCLSNLKIR